The Conexivisphaera calida genome includes a region encoding these proteins:
- a CDS encoding FumA C-terminus/TtdB family hydratase beta subunit, whose amino-acid sequence MAEYHLKLPMSEADARSLKVGDVLYVTGRLVTARDEAHKKALELLREGKEIPVDLRGLAVYHCGPVVERKGDGWRVVAAGPTTSARMESVEPEFMERTGVRLIIGKGGLGKGTTAAAQMLGAAYAVFTGGAGVLAAEAIKRVAGVHWLDELGMAEAMWELDVEEFGPLAITIDSHGRNFYAEMEDRRRKVLDQITKELGF is encoded by the coding sequence ATGGCTGAGTATCACCTCAAACTTCCAATGTCGGAGGCGGACGCCAGGTCGCTGAAGGTCGGCGACGTGCTCTACGTCACGGGGAGGCTCGTCACGGCGCGCGACGAGGCCCACAAGAAGGCGCTGGAGCTTCTGAGGGAGGGGAAGGAGATACCGGTGGACCTCAGGGGGCTGGCGGTCTACCACTGCGGACCCGTCGTGGAGCGGAAGGGCGACGGATGGAGGGTCGTGGCGGCCGGGCCCACGACGAGCGCCAGGATGGAGAGCGTGGAGCCGGAGTTCATGGAGAGGACAGGAGTCAGGCTGATAATAGGGAAGGGCGGCCTCGGAAAGGGGACGACTGCGGCGGCGCAGATGCTGGGCGCCGCCTACGCGGTGTTCACCGGGGGCGCCGGCGTCCTGGCGGCGGAGGCGATAAAGAGGGTGGCAGGCGTCCACTGGCTGGACGAGCTGGGGATGGCGGAGGCCATGTGGGAGCTGGACGTGGAGGAGTTCGGGCCGCTTGCGATCACGATAGACAGCCACGGAAGGAACTTCTACGCGGAGATGGAGGACAGGAGGAGGAAGGTGCTGGATCAGATCACGAAGGAGCTCGGCTTCTGA
- a CDS encoding fumarate hydratase, translating to MDARGFGMSVRRDFVEGVVELMTVAATRLPVDAHEALRRAMENERNELARKQLEAMLRNAELAKGLVRPICQDTGMVYFFARAGRNFPLLVELDGALREATREATRRIPLRPNAVDPVRERNSGDNTGSHMPWVDLEVVDGDGLTLTVLFKGGGSEYPSVARVLPPIQGINGVKKFVVESMFNAGAMPCPPVVVGVGIAGGVDVAAKLAKKSLLRPIGVRHPEPEVARLEEEILGLVNRLEIGPHGFGGPTTALDVKVEYGHRHPASLAVAFTTNCWVVRRGTAEFKADGSHRIVSRHMGE from the coding sequence GTGGACGCGCGGGGATTCGGCATGTCGGTGAGGAGGGATTTCGTGGAGGGAGTCGTTGAGCTCATGACGGTCGCGGCAACCCGCCTCCCGGTGGACGCGCACGAGGCGCTCAGGAGGGCAATGGAGAACGAGAGGAATGAGCTGGCCAGGAAGCAGCTCGAGGCCATGCTGAGGAACGCGGAGCTCGCCAAGGGGCTCGTGAGGCCAATATGCCAGGACACTGGGATGGTGTACTTCTTCGCCAGGGCCGGGCGCAATTTTCCGCTCCTGGTGGAGCTCGACGGTGCGCTCAGGGAGGCCACGAGGGAGGCGACAAGGAGGATACCGCTGAGGCCGAACGCGGTGGACCCGGTGAGGGAGAGGAACAGCGGCGACAACACCGGGAGCCATATGCCGTGGGTGGACCTCGAGGTGGTGGACGGCGACGGCCTGACGCTCACCGTGCTCTTCAAGGGGGGAGGGAGCGAGTATCCGTCGGTGGCGCGCGTGCTCCCGCCCATCCAAGGGATCAACGGAGTGAAGAAGTTCGTGGTCGAGTCCATGTTCAACGCGGGCGCCATGCCGTGTCCGCCAGTGGTTGTGGGCGTGGGGATAGCCGGTGGCGTTGACGTCGCCGCCAAGCTGGCCAAGAAGTCCCTGCTCAGGCCGATAGGGGTCAGGCATCCTGAGCCGGAGGTGGCGAGGCTGGAGGAGGAGATCCTGGGGCTAGTCAACAGGCTCGAGATAGGACCCCATGGGTTCGGCGGACCCACCACGGCGCTGGACGTGAAGGTGGAGTACGGGCACAGGCACCCGGCATCCCTCGCCGTCGCGTTCACGACTAACTGCTGGGTCGTGAGGAGGGGAACCGCCGAGTTTAAGGCGGACGGATCCCACCGCATAGTGTCGAGGCATATGGGGGAGTGA
- a CDS encoding B12-binding domain-containing radical SAM protein, producing the protein MKVALVASPGLRPLEIYQSIGVRSPPLGLAYMGAVLESAGHQVKILDAPTLQMGVNDAAREILSWKPDIVGISAVTPTVKGGYRLACTIKNAAPDLPVVMGGQHVSFMFNEALSTGCVDYVAIGEGERTMLELANSIERGGDVSSVDGLALPGPRLTRPRRPVENLDELPEPDRHLLPMDKYTVFDKPIKIIHMIASRGCPYGCIYCSTSYYWGRRYRIRSAKLVADEIEKATQEYKTNIVVFADDELTLSHKWVNEFLKELESRKLDISWTCGTRVSSVNRELLEGMRSKGCNIIYYGVESYNDEDLARIRKKITTGQVQDAVRTTKEVGMEVAGSFVLGFPWQRVDDVRNTVKFAERLHLDYAQFTVATPYPGTPLYEEAISGNLIEVWDWDYYTTVYPVMRGAYIERSQMNKLLGWAYRKFYMRPSYMFSQLTKNRLSTILSIAARAVRSAISSMRESAAPRMYGSLEEYERSLLEEIRSGFEGVKSAWRAVQA; encoded by the coding sequence ATGAAGGTGGCACTAGTAGCCTCGCCGGGCCTAAGGCCACTTGAGATCTACCAGAGCATAGGCGTTCGCTCCCCACCCCTGGGCCTCGCGTACATGGGCGCGGTCCTGGAGTCGGCGGGCCACCAGGTGAAGATACTGGACGCACCCACCCTCCAGATGGGGGTGAACGACGCCGCCAGGGAAATCCTGTCCTGGAAGCCGGACATCGTCGGGATAAGCGCCGTGACGCCGACGGTCAAGGGCGGCTACCGGCTCGCGTGCACGATAAAGAACGCGGCCCCCGACCTTCCCGTGGTCATGGGAGGGCAGCACGTCTCCTTCATGTTCAACGAGGCGCTCTCCACGGGGTGCGTGGACTACGTGGCGATCGGGGAGGGCGAGCGCACGATGCTGGAGCTCGCGAACTCGATCGAGAGGGGCGGCGACGTCTCCTCGGTGGACGGGCTCGCGCTTCCGGGCCCGAGGCTCACGAGGCCCAGGAGGCCCGTCGAGAACCTGGACGAGCTCCCCGAGCCGGACCGCCACCTGCTGCCCATGGACAAGTACACGGTTTTCGATAAGCCGATAAAGATAATCCACATGATAGCGAGCAGGGGCTGTCCCTACGGCTGCATTTACTGCTCCACCAGCTACTACTGGGGGCGCAGGTACAGGATAAGGAGCGCGAAGCTCGTGGCGGACGAGATAGAGAAGGCGACGCAGGAGTACAAGACCAACATAGTCGTGTTCGCGGACGATGAGCTGACGCTCTCCCACAAATGGGTCAACGAGTTCCTGAAGGAGCTGGAGAGCAGGAAGCTGGACATCTCGTGGACGTGCGGGACCAGGGTGAGCTCTGTGAATAGGGAGCTGCTGGAGGGCATGAGGTCGAAGGGCTGCAACATAATCTACTACGGCGTGGAGTCCTACAACGACGAGGACCTCGCCAGGATAAGGAAGAAGATAACCACGGGGCAGGTGCAGGACGCCGTCCGCACGACCAAGGAGGTCGGGATGGAGGTGGCCGGGAGCTTCGTCCTCGGGTTCCCGTGGCAGCGCGTCGACGACGTGAGGAACACCGTGAAGTTCGCCGAGAGGCTGCACCTGGACTACGCCCAGTTCACGGTCGCCACGCCGTACCCCGGCACTCCGCTCTACGAGGAGGCGATCAGCGGGAATCTCATAGAGGTCTGGGACTGGGACTACTACACCACCGTGTACCCGGTGATGCGGGGCGCCTACATAGAGCGCAGCCAGATGAACAAGCTCCTGGGCTGGGCCTACAGGAAGTTCTACATGAGGCCGAGCTACATGTTCTCGCAGCTCACGAAGAACAGGTTGAGCACGATCCTGAGCATAGCGGCCCGCGCCGTGAGGTCAGCGATCTCCTCGATGAGGGAGAGCGCAGCCCCGCGCATGTACGGGAGCCTGGAGGAGTACGAGAGATCCCTCCTGGAGGAGATCAGGTCCGGGTTCGAGGGGGTGAAGTCCGCGTGGCGGGCGGTTCAGGCTTGA
- a CDS encoding radical SAM/SPASM domain-containing protein, with protein MKDEARGAGSPAPDPEHADSGEKGGLTRFFAALQMTLGNPASRLILKSMMKVEPDGRTYLDKALAAYAGADTGPMSLSCSFQSFMLDLILKMGIAITHADDAGVREMLRDPPVRRGIELVLKGIADYGITVPQEMPAPFLVVWNFTNMCNLRCKHCYQRADFPLPDELTLEEKLKVVAQLDRAGLAAIAFSGGEPLIHPHFMRVAGEAARRGMYVAVATNGIALSNRGFVERIKKIGVRYVEVSIDSADPDRHDWFRGMKGAWKLSTKGLRNAVELGLSTAMATTLTRMNVDEMDDILDLAEEIGVQRVIFFNFVPVGRGKDIVDMDLDPAERERAMRKMFSEYKRRKLMVVSTAPYYGRVSLQMSSGKEVAPTHFYVGGDSGLTALADFVGGCGAGRIYAGIQPNGDLIPCVFLPIKVGNLREEAFWDIWTKAPLLRQLRDRGQLEGFCGQCPYKYVCGGCRARAYGYTGNVMGPDPGCIYNTKVWRGIAEEMGIGADARQRLAEELRELLARAPQVESGAS; from the coding sequence TTGAAGGATGAGGCGCGTGGCGCCGGTTCGCCCGCGCCTGATCCCGAGCACGCCGACTCCGGCGAGAAGGGAGGACTCACCAGGTTCTTCGCGGCGCTCCAGATGACCCTGGGGAACCCCGCCTCCAGGCTGATACTCAAGTCCATGATGAAGGTGGAGCCGGACGGTCGCACCTACCTGGACAAGGCGCTCGCCGCCTACGCGGGAGCCGACACGGGCCCAATGTCCCTCTCGTGCAGCTTCCAGAGCTTCATGCTGGACCTGATTCTGAAGATGGGGATAGCGATCACGCACGCGGACGACGCGGGGGTGAGGGAGATGCTGCGCGATCCCCCGGTGAGGAGGGGGATAGAGCTCGTGCTCAAGGGGATAGCTGACTACGGGATAACCGTGCCGCAGGAGATGCCAGCGCCATTCCTCGTCGTCTGGAACTTCACGAACATGTGCAACCTGAGGTGCAAGCACTGCTACCAGAGGGCCGACTTCCCGCTGCCGGACGAGCTCACGCTCGAGGAGAAGCTGAAGGTTGTGGCGCAGCTGGACAGGGCGGGGCTCGCCGCCATAGCGTTCAGCGGGGGGGAGCCGCTGATACACCCGCACTTCATGAGGGTGGCGGGCGAGGCCGCGAGGAGGGGGATGTACGTCGCGGTCGCGACGAACGGGATAGCGCTCTCGAACAGGGGGTTCGTGGAGAGGATAAAGAAAATAGGGGTGAGGTACGTCGAGGTCAGCATAGACTCGGCGGACCCGGACAGGCACGACTGGTTCAGGGGGATGAAGGGCGCGTGGAAGCTCTCGACGAAGGGGCTGAGGAACGCCGTCGAGCTGGGATTGAGCACGGCGATGGCCACCACCCTCACAAGGATGAACGTGGACGAGATGGACGACATCCTCGACCTGGCGGAGGAGATAGGTGTCCAGAGGGTCATATTCTTCAACTTCGTGCCGGTGGGGCGCGGGAAGGACATAGTGGACATGGACCTGGACCCGGCTGAGAGGGAGAGGGCCATGAGGAAGATGTTCAGCGAGTACAAGAGGAGGAAGCTGATGGTGGTCTCGACTGCCCCGTACTACGGGCGCGTATCCCTCCAGATGAGCTCCGGGAAGGAGGTGGCGCCCACCCACTTCTACGTGGGAGGGGACTCCGGGCTAACGGCGCTGGCTGACTTCGTCGGTGGATGCGGGGCCGGGAGGATATACGCTGGGATACAGCCCAACGGGGACCTGATACCCTGCGTCTTCCTGCCGATAAAGGTGGGGAACCTGCGCGAGGAGGCGTTCTGGGACATATGGACCAAGGCGCCGCTGCTCAGGCAGCTGAGGGACAGGGGCCAGCTCGAGGGATTCTGCGGCCAGTGCCCCTACAAGTACGTGTGCGGTGGATGCCGCGCCAGGGCCTATGGATACACTGGGAACGTGATGGGGCCCGATCCGGGATGCATATACAACACGAAGGTGTGGCGCGGCATAGCGGAGGAGATGGGGATAGGCGCGGACGCGAGGCAGCGCCTGGCGGAGGAGCTCAGGGAGCTGCTGGCGAGGGCGCCCCAGGTCGAGAGCGGGGCATCCTGA
- a CDS encoding glycogen/starch/alpha-glucan phosphorylase, with protein MTSRTAISVTPDLALDKGNTYAGGLGILEGDKFYAAARMGLDYRVLTLFYRNGYVDYDFDADGNPVPRPQPQPKEFTDMLRVGDEFKVRVGGEEVSVQALEATEGTARAVFFNPTSPEWAARLGDRLYVEDGPEEGFRKYVLLARASEAYIRRNIGLNGVEFIDLQEAYTALLPLSLRLPGKYRMVVHTAGPWGHPSFPREYFASEYGYAFADEKVTLTEIGLSVARHAFAVSAKHMDVLTRVFPHHSWKLSYVTNGVNLERWMRGEVKSKYENHDLDMDGFVALRRRLRESLVKLLRRYKDVDPGRRMIVVWARRLVPYKRPEFAARLASELRDLPMLFVLGGKAHPKDGMGVEMMRIFMRLHREQENVVYIPNYGLDEARVILGGGDLLLFTPFSGWEACGTSYMKAGVNGVPSISSRDGGALELIVDGVNGWLFGNDLRDMMNYGGEEAREVNEAEYAQLRDTLIKVHRMYSEDPESFNRVGLNALRGFAARTSMERVMREYYPELLGIVA; from the coding sequence ATGACCTCGCGGACCGCCATCAGCGTCACGCCGGATCTCGCACTGGACAAGGGGAACACGTACGCAGGGGGCCTCGGAATACTGGAGGGCGACAAGTTCTACGCCGCCGCCAGGATGGGCCTTGACTACAGGGTGCTCACGCTCTTCTACAGGAACGGCTACGTGGACTACGACTTCGACGCCGATGGGAACCCGGTCCCCAGGCCGCAGCCGCAGCCGAAGGAGTTCACCGACATGCTGAGGGTGGGCGATGAGTTCAAGGTCAGAGTGGGCGGGGAGGAGGTCTCCGTCCAGGCGCTCGAGGCGACTGAGGGCACCGCGCGGGCTGTCTTCTTCAACCCCACCTCGCCGGAGTGGGCGGCGAGGCTCGGCGACAGGCTCTACGTCGAGGACGGCCCGGAGGAGGGATTCCGGAAGTACGTCCTCCTGGCCAGGGCGAGCGAGGCATACATACGCAGGAACATCGGGCTCAATGGCGTCGAGTTCATAGACCTGCAGGAGGCCTACACGGCGCTCCTGCCCCTCTCGCTCAGGCTGCCCGGCAAGTACAGGATGGTGGTGCACACGGCCGGGCCCTGGGGCCATCCATCCTTCCCTAGGGAGTACTTCGCCTCCGAGTACGGATACGCGTTCGCGGACGAGAAGGTCACGCTGACGGAGATAGGGCTCTCCGTCGCGAGGCATGCGTTCGCGGTGTCGGCCAAGCACATGGACGTGCTGACCAGGGTGTTCCCTCACCACAGCTGGAAGCTGAGCTACGTGACCAACGGCGTGAACCTGGAGAGATGGATGCGGGGGGAGGTCAAGTCGAAGTATGAGAACCACGATCTTGACATGGATGGGTTCGTCGCCCTCAGGAGGAGGCTCAGGGAATCCCTGGTGAAGCTGCTCAGGAGGTACAAGGACGTGGACCCCGGGAGGAGGATGATAGTCGTGTGGGCCAGGAGGCTGGTGCCGTACAAGAGGCCGGAGTTCGCGGCGCGCCTGGCGTCCGAGCTGAGGGACCTGCCGATGCTGTTCGTCCTGGGCGGCAAGGCGCATCCGAAGGACGGGATGGGCGTCGAGATGATGAGGATCTTCATGAGGCTTCACAGGGAGCAGGAGAACGTCGTGTACATACCTAACTATGGCCTCGATGAGGCGAGGGTGATCCTGGGCGGGGGTGACCTGCTGCTCTTCACGCCGTTCTCGGGATGGGAGGCCTGCGGCACGAGCTACATGAAGGCCGGGGTGAACGGCGTGCCTTCGATATCCTCGCGGGACGGAGGGGCGCTGGAGCTCATAGTCGACGGAGTGAACGGGTGGCTCTTCGGGAACGACCTGAGGGACATGATGAACTACGGCGGGGAGGAGGCGCGCGAGGTGAACGAGGCCGAGTACGCGCAGCTGAGGGACACGCTGATCAAGGTGCACCGCATGTACTCGGAGGACCCGGAGTCGTTCAACAGGGTGGGGCTTAACGCGCTGAGGGGGTTCGCCGCCAGGACCAGCATGGAGAGGGTTATGCGCGAGTACTATCCGGAGCTCCTCGGCATAGTCGCGTAG
- a CDS encoding glycoside hydrolase family 57 protein — protein sequence MARLVAFMFEMHQPRRTRPLSPRALLERMKGGPRAAYDDLLDAQVFRRVSSKCYAPAAKILSEAASRGFRFSFSPSGVWMEQAREHAREVLSYLRKSVDAGAEPVAQPYYHGVSPLLGDLDEMELQIGAQADLVESELGARPGAAEATEMLYNDEIGRAMRRAGFGLALTEGAERVLGWRSPNYLYMSRAGIPLLMRNYRLSDDVAFRFSNGSWDQYPLTADKYASWIAASPGDVIFIAMDFETFGEHHWRETGILDFLEALPRELESAGVESVGVSEVARRLNPVDYVDVPPWNTISWADVEKDASAWAGSEEQVRALALYEEVGSYARAIGGELLSHWRYLGISDNFYYMSAKRGPSGVVHEYFSPYKDPLAAYTSYLHSLLSLYADVLRTYSSGIERFAPRLRTPLRLSFVARTPDGDVVIRGLGDLRRCFSECPSAMVGYLAGDLQSWVRHVLLWDRLADELDAASRAPDPVRAVLSIIGPQGS from the coding sequence ATGGCGCGGCTCGTCGCGTTCATGTTCGAGATGCATCAGCCCAGGAGGACGAGGCCCCTCAGCCCGCGCGCGCTCCTCGAGAGGATGAAGGGGGGCCCTCGCGCCGCCTACGACGACCTGCTCGACGCCCAGGTCTTCCGCCGCGTCTCGTCCAAGTGCTACGCGCCGGCCGCCAAGATTCTCTCGGAGGCCGCCTCCCGCGGCTTCAGGTTCTCCTTCAGCCCCAGCGGGGTGTGGATGGAGCAGGCCAGGGAACACGCCCGGGAGGTCCTCTCCTACCTGAGGAAGTCCGTGGATGCGGGAGCCGAGCCGGTCGCCCAGCCCTACTACCACGGGGTGTCCCCGCTGCTCGGCGACCTCGATGAGATGGAGCTGCAGATCGGCGCACAGGCGGACCTCGTGGAGTCGGAGCTGGGCGCCCGGCCCGGGGCAGCGGAGGCGACCGAGATGCTCTACAACGACGAGATAGGGAGGGCGATGCGCCGCGCCGGATTCGGGCTGGCGCTCACCGAGGGCGCCGAGAGGGTCCTCGGGTGGAGGAGCCCGAACTACCTGTACATGTCGCGCGCCGGGATACCGCTCCTCATGAGGAACTACAGGCTGAGCGACGACGTCGCGTTCAGGTTCTCCAACGGTTCGTGGGACCAGTATCCGCTGACAGCCGACAAGTATGCCTCCTGGATAGCCGCGAGCCCTGGCGACGTGATATTCATAGCGATGGACTTCGAGACGTTCGGCGAACACCACTGGAGGGAGACGGGCATACTCGACTTCCTCGAGGCGCTCCCGCGTGAGCTGGAGTCCGCCGGCGTGGAATCAGTCGGGGTGTCGGAGGTCGCCAGGAGGCTCAACCCGGTCGACTACGTGGACGTCCCGCCGTGGAACACGATAAGCTGGGCAGACGTGGAGAAGGACGCCAGCGCGTGGGCGGGCTCGGAGGAACAGGTCCGCGCCCTGGCGCTCTACGAGGAGGTGGGATCCTACGCGCGTGCCATAGGCGGCGAGCTGCTGTCTCACTGGAGGTACCTGGGGATAAGCGACAACTTCTACTACATGTCTGCCAAGCGCGGCCCCTCCGGCGTGGTGCACGAGTACTTCAGCCCGTACAAGGACCCGCTGGCAGCCTACACGAGCTACCTGCACTCGCTCCTGTCCCTATACGCCGACGTGCTGCGCACCTATTCATCGGGGATCGAGAGGTTCGCGCCCCGCCTCAGGACGCCCCTCAGGCTCTCCTTCGTGGCCAGGACCCCAGATGGGGATGTGGTGATCAGGGGGCTGGGCGACCTGCGCCGCTGTTTCTCGGAGTGCCCGTCCGCCATGGTCGGCTACCTGGCCGGGGACCTGCAGTCCTGGGTGAGGCACGTGCTGCTCTGGGACCGCCTGGCGGACGAGCTCGATGCGGCGTCCCGCGCCCCGGATCCCGTGCGCGCAGTGCTATCCATAATCGGACCTCAGGGATCCTGA